GACCATGCTGCTAACCGACAGCGACTCCATCCGCGACGTGCTGCTCTTCCCCCTGCTGCGCCCCGAGGGTCAGGGCCGTTCGGGAGAAGAGGCCGGAGGCGATTCCCCAGAGAGGTGACCCTCCGTGCCGCGATAAGAGCGTCGTGAGGCGGGGCTGGGGGGAGTGACCTCCGGCCCCGTCCACTGTTACCCCTGCGGTAGCGACGTGAATTCGTTTGTTCTTTTGACAAACAAAAACCGATGAGGCAAGATGAGTCCTGTAACAAGACTTCCTGAAGAACGCTTCGCGGGGGCCCCGGCCTCCCGCTCACGCTCCTGACCCGTCGCCCAGCCCCCTGGAGTTCCCGTGCCGTATTCCACGCCTGCCCACGACACGCTCGACCTGGCCGCGATCCGCGCCCGGCACACCTTGCTGTTGCTGGGGCGGCTGTGGCAGGGGGACCGGGCGCGGGTCGACCTGGCGCGGGAGCTGGGCCTGTCGCGCAGCGCGATCAGCTCCATCGTGAGCGAGCTGATGGAGGCGGGGCTGGTGGGCGAGACGGGACCGCGCGCCGCCCGGTGCGGGGGAGGCGGGCAGGCCGGGCGCCGGGCCACGATGCTGGCGCTGAACACCCGCGCGGCCTCCTTGCTCGCGCTCGACCTGGGGGCCAGCCACGTGCGGGTGGATCTGCTCGACCTGCGCTGCCGCACCCTCGCCAGCCGCACCGTCGCGCACGACATCGGGTGCGGCCCGGGTCCGACGTACGCGCTCGCCGCCCGGCTGACCCGCGAGGTGCTCGCCGAGGCGGGCGTGGGCCGCGAGGCGGTGGCGGGGGTGGGGGCGGGGGTGCCCGGCCCGGTGGACCACACGACGGGCGGGGTCGTGCAGCCCCCCAACATGGGCGGCTGGGATGGCGAACGGGTGGCCGCCGGGCTGAGCTCGGCTTTGGGTCTTCCCGCGCTGGTGGACAACGACGCGAACCTCGGGGCGCTGGCGGAGGCCAGATTCGGGGCGCACCGGGGCCAGCCCGACCTGATCTACGTGAAGGCCGCGACCGGCATCGGGGCGGGGGTGATGCTCGGCGGGCGGCTGCACCGCGGCGTGCGGGGCGGCGCGGGCGAGATCGGCCACATCAGCATCAACGAGCGCGGTCCGGTGGGCCGCAGCGGCAACCCCGGCAGCCTGGAGAGCTACGCCGCCGGACAGGTGCTGGTCGAGACGGCCCGCGCCCGCCGCGCCGCCGGGGCGCCGAGCACCCTGCCCCCGGCCCTCACGCTCGGCGACCTCATCGCGGGGGCGGGCAGCGACCCTCTCGCCCGCGAGGTCTGGGCGGAGGCGGGCCACCACCTCGGCGTGGCGATCAGCACGGTGCTCAACCTCTTCAACCCGGGCGCGGTCGTGGTCGGGGGGCGGCTCGCGGGGGCGGGGGCGGTGTTCCTGGACGCCATCCGGGAAAGTGCCCTGAGCCGCACCCTGCGGGTCAACGCGGGGGGCACCCCCATCGAGTTCAGCTCGCTCGGCGCGGACGCCGGGGTCCTCGGCGCGGGGGCGATGCTCCTCGACCAGCTCTTCACGCCCGCCGGGCTGCGCCACCTGGGGCGGATCGCCTCGGTGGGGCGCAGCCCGCCGCCCCCCGCCCGACCGTCTCCCTTCCCCTCGCCGATCCCCTCTTTCTCCCCTGGAGGAACGTTATGAAGAAAGCTCTTTTGATCGCCGCCGCCCTGACCGTGACGGGCACCGCCTCCGCCGCCGGGAAGCTCGAAATCTTCTCGTGGTGGTCCGGGGACGAGGGTCCGGCCCTCGACGCCCTCGTCAAGCTCTACAAGCAGCGCTACCCCACGGTGGCCGTGGACAACGCGACCGTCTCGGGCGGCGCGGGCACGAACGCCAAGGCGGTGCTCAAGACCCGGATGCTCGGCGGCACGCCCCCCGACTCCTTCCAGGTGCACGCCGGGCAGGAACTCATCGGCACCTGGGTCGTGGCGAACCGTATGGAGGACCTCAGCGGCCTCTTCAAGTCCGAGGGCTGGGACAAGGCGTTTCCCAAGGACGTGATCGGGCTGCTCTCCGCGAAGGGCGGCATCTGGAGCGTGCCCGTCAACGTCCACCGCTCGAACGTGATGTGGTACAACCCCGCCAAGCTTAAGGCTTGGGGCGTCACCGCGCCCAAAACCTGGGCCGAGTTCCTGACGACCTGCAACACGCTCAAGGCCAAGGGCGTCGCCGCGCCCCTCGTGGTGGGCGAGAACTGGACCCAGCAGCACCTCTGGGAGAGCGTGATGATCGGCACGCTGGGGGCCCAGGGCTGGCAAAACCTGTGGACCGGCAAGACCAAGTTCACCGACCCCAAGGTCGTGCAGGGCTTCACCACCTTCGGGCGGGTGATGGACTGCGCCAACAAGGACGCCTCCGGCCTGAGCTGGCAGCAGGCTTCTGACCGTATCGCCGACGGCACGAGCGCTTTCAACATTATGGGCGACTGGGCCGCCGGGTACTTCACGACGACCAAGAAGCTCCAGCCCAACACCGGCTTCGGGTTCACGCCCAGCCCCGGCACGAGCGGCACCTTCGTGATGCTCGCCGACTCCTTCGGCCTGCCCAAGGGCGCCAAGAACCGCACCGAGGCGCTGAACTGGCTGAGGCTGATGGGCTCGAAGGCCGGGCAGGACGCCTTCAACCCCCTGAAGGGCTCCATCGCCGCCCGCACCGACTCCGACCTGAGCAAGTACAACACCTACAGCCGCTCGGCTGCCGCCGACTGGAAGCGCAACAAGATCGTGGGCTCGCTCGTCCACGGCGCCGTCGCCCCCGAGAGCTTCATGAGTGCGTTCGGCGCGGTGATCGACCAGTTCGTCGCCAGCAAGAACGCCCAGGGCGCCGCCGCCGCCGCCCAGCAGCTCGCCACCCGCTCGGGCATCGGCCAGTAAAAGACAGGACGCAGGGCGCGGTACGCAGGGCGCGGTGGACTCGACCGCGCACCGCGTACCGCTTCCCGCGTCCCGAACAAGAGGTGAAGCACCCGTGAAAGGCCTCTCCCGCGACCGTCTGTGGTCCATCGCCGTGCTGCTCCCGAGCATCTTGCTGCTCGCGGTGTTCGTGTACGGCTTCATCGCGCGCACGGTGTACGTCAGCCTCACCGACTGGGGCAACGACCCCGCGCAGGCGCTCGCCCTCGACCCCATCATCCGCTGGGTGGGCCTCGCCAACTACCAGGAACTCTTCACCGGCTTCTTGCAGGGCCGCTTCCGGCAGGAACTCGTCAACACCATCTTCTTCACGCTGTTTTTCATCCTGGGCTGCTTGGGTCTGGGGCTGGGCCTCGCGCTCGTGCTCGACCGCAACCCCCGCGGCGAGGGGCTGTGGCGCACGATCTTCCTCTTCCCGATGAGCCTGAGCTTCATCGTGACGGGCACGATCTGGCGCTGGATGCTTCAGCCGCAGGGGGGCGTGAACCAGTTCCCGAACGCGGTCGGCCTGCCCGCCGGACAGTTCAGTTGGCTGAGCAGCACGGACGCCGTGTGGAAGTTCGACTGGAACGCCCTGCCCCTGATCACCGCCTCGGTGGTCGGGCTGGTCCTGATCCTGCTCGCCGTGCGCGCCGCCCGCGCGGGGGACCGCACGCGCGCTATCGTCTCCGGCCTGTGCGCCGCCCTGCTCCTGGGCTGGGCGCTGTTCATTGGCCCGAACGTCCGGCTCCTTCCCGCGCCTGAACTCCACGGCTTCAACCTCGCCCTGATCGGCATCATCATCGCCGCCGTGTGGCAGATGAGCGGGTACACGATGGCGCTCTACCTCGCCGGGCTGCGCGGCATCCCCGAGGAGCTGCGCGAGGCCGCGAAGGTGGACGGGGCGAGCGACTTCGGGATGTACCGCCACGTCATCTTCCCGCTGCTCGCCCCCATCACCCTGAGCGCGATGATCATCCTGGGGCACATCAGCCTCAAGATCTTCGACCTCGTGTACGCGATGACGGGGCCCGACAACACGTACACCTCCGTGCCCGCGCTGAACATGTACCTCACGAGCTTCCGGCAAAACCAGTTCGCGCTCGGCGCGGCCATCGGGACGATCCTGCTCATCCTGGTGGCGTTCGTGATCGTGCCGTACCTGACGAGTTCCTTCCGAGGCGAGGAGGGCCACGCATGACGACCACCGTTCCCACCACCACGGCGAGCCCCGCGCCCGCCTCGCGCCGGTTCGGGCTGAGCCGGGCGGGGCTGTACGCCCTCCTGGTGGTCGCCGCGCTCTTTTTCCTGCTGCCGATCT
This genomic interval from Deinococcus planocerae contains the following:
- a CDS encoding carbohydrate ABC transporter permease encodes the protein MKGLSRDRLWSIAVLLPSILLLAVFVYGFIARTVYVSLTDWGNDPAQALALDPIIRWVGLANYQELFTGFLQGRFRQELVNTIFFTLFFILGCLGLGLGLALVLDRNPRGEGLWRTIFLFPMSLSFIVTGTIWRWMLQPQGGVNQFPNAVGLPAGQFSWLSSTDAVWKFDWNALPLITASVVGLVLILLAVRAARAGDRTRAIVSGLCAALLLGWALFIGPNVRLLPAPELHGFNLALIGIIIAAVWQMSGYTMALYLAGLRGIPEELREAAKVDGASDFGMYRHVIFPLLAPITLSAMIILGHISLKIFDLVYAMTGPDNTYTSVPALNMYLTSFRQNQFALGAAIGTILLILVAFVIVPYLTSSFRGEEGHA
- a CDS encoding ABC transporter substrate-binding protein; the protein is MKKALLIAAALTVTGTASAAGKLEIFSWWSGDEGPALDALVKLYKQRYPTVAVDNATVSGGAGTNAKAVLKTRMLGGTPPDSFQVHAGQELIGTWVVANRMEDLSGLFKSEGWDKAFPKDVIGLLSAKGGIWSVPVNVHRSNVMWYNPAKLKAWGVTAPKTWAEFLTTCNTLKAKGVAAPLVVGENWTQQHLWESVMIGTLGAQGWQNLWTGKTKFTDPKVVQGFTTFGRVMDCANKDASGLSWQQASDRIADGTSAFNIMGDWAAGYFTTTKKLQPNTGFGFTPSPGTSGTFVMLADSFGLPKGAKNRTEALNWLRLMGSKAGQDAFNPLKGSIAARTDSDLSKYNTYSRSAAADWKRNKIVGSLVHGAVAPESFMSAFGAVIDQFVASKNAQGAAAAAQQLATRSGIGQ
- a CDS encoding ROK family transcriptional regulator, encoding MPYSTPAHDTLDLAAIRARHTLLLLGRLWQGDRARVDLARELGLSRSAISSIVSELMEAGLVGETGPRAARCGGGGQAGRRATMLALNTRAASLLALDLGASHVRVDLLDLRCRTLASRTVAHDIGCGPGPTYALAARLTREVLAEAGVGREAVAGVGAGVPGPVDHTTGGVVQPPNMGGWDGERVAAGLSSALGLPALVDNDANLGALAEARFGAHRGQPDLIYVKAATGIGAGVMLGGRLHRGVRGGAGEIGHISINERGPVGRSGNPGSLESYAAGQVLVETARARRAAGAPSTLPPALTLGDLIAGAGSDPLAREVWAEAGHHLGVAISTVLNLFNPGAVVVGGRLAGAGAVFLDAIRESALSRTLRVNAGGTPIEFSSLGADAGVLGAGAMLLDQLFTPAGLRHLGRIASVGRSPPPPARPSPFPSPIPSFSPGGTL